CGGATATTCGTAACGCAATTCGTCCAGCGAAAAACGGCACAGCCGCGCGATATTCATCGTTTCGCTTAGCAGGTCTTGCGGATAGAGCCGTGCCAGGCGCGTACCAGAGCGCAGATGGTGCTCACCGTTGGGATAAAGCGCGAGTCCGAGTTCGGTCAGCGGCTTGCCCAGACGGATGGCGGTCAAGGTATCCTGCAATGGCCGACGTTTGCGATCGTGCATGTGCACGTCGCCGCAGGCGCAGAGCGGCAGCTTGCAAGCCTGGTTTAAAGCCCGCAGTTGTTGCAGACGCTCGCGATCATTACCCGACAAAAAGAGCTCGACTGCGATCCAGGTCTTGCGTGGAAAAAGCCGCGCCAGCCACAGGCCATCGTTCGTACGGGATACGAAATCCGGCAGCCATAACGCGACGCAGCCGTGTGGGCAATGCGCCTCCAGAGCCGCGCGATCGAGTTGATAACCGCCTTTTCTGGCGCCGCGACGTGCGTGCGTGATCAGCGTCGAAAGCCGGCCGTAACTCTCGCGATCGGTCGCGAGCAGCACCAGCCTGAAACCATCCCGCAGCCGAAACTCCGCGCCGACGATGAGCGGCAAACCGCGCCGCTTTGCCTCTACATGCGCGCGCACCACGCCGGCCAGCGAGCACTCGTCCGTGATCGCCAGCGCCGCATAACCCAGCTCGGCGGCGCGCGCGACCAGCTCTTCCGGATGCGAGGCGCCGCGCTGAAAACTGAAGTTGCTCAAACAATGCAGCTCGGCGTAGCTGACCATGCGTCCTCGTTCAATGTCACGGCGCATCGCAGACAGTACCCGTGGAAGCCCGCATGACTAAGCAAAGAAACCATGCAGAAACCACGTGCGTGTCTTGCGCAGTTCGCGATAAATCCACAACCGACTGCCATCCGTGTCGATGGCGATGTAATAGTCGCGGCGCACATCGTGGCCGTCCCACCAACCGTTCTCGATACGTTCCGGACCGCGCTGTATCGACACGGGTCCGCGTCGCCATGGATGGCCTTGCCGTGTGTTCAATTGTTGCGGGGCGGGCAACAGCCATAGCGGGCGCGGCCTGTTAGCAGTGGCCTCGCTGCGCTGGCCGTCGGGCTCGATACAACGCCACGCCCGCTCCGGCCGATGATCCGCACAGACCTCCAGACCTCGAACGGCCTCCCGGCCCAGGCGGGCTTGTAGCTGTTCCAGCAACTGCCGCCAGTCGAGGTTTGATTCGTTGTTAAATCCCCCCCAACCCCCCTTTGAAAAAGGGGGGAGCAAGGCGGGATTTTTTGAAAAGGGGAGGTTGGGAGGATTCTTTGAAGAAGGAGGGACCAGGAGAGTATCGGATGACCCTTGCTTGGGACACGTTGCAAAACCTGGCTCCCGTTGCCTTCCCCCCTTTGCAAAGGCCTGTCCTGAGCCTGTCGAATGGAGGGGATAGGAGGAATTTTGTAACCCGCATTTCGCAAATAAAGATTTATTACGCGCGATGAATGGCTGTAGCGATGCGGCCGCCAGCCGGAGCTTGAGCACGGGCGCCGGCAGTCTGAAACGGTGCAGATGTTCTTCCGTTAGTTTCAGCAGATGCGCCGCATCGCGCGTGGCGTGACGGGTGCCGATGCGCAGCCGGCTTGGCGGAGATTTCGCATGATGCAGGTCGAGTTGCAGCCGGTTGACGCCGGCATCGTGCGCGCGCAGAAATTCGATGAGTCTTGCGAGCAATTGGCGCGCCGCCTCCAGCAGAGCGTCGGCATCATCGGTTTCCCATGGCAACTCCAGCCCGGTTGTGAAGCGAGGCGGGGAATGGAAGCCGCGCTGTGGATCGGGCCGCAACCCCAGCGCGCGATCCATGAAATCGAGCAACGTGGGCCCGAGGCGACGCGCCACGCTTTTTCTGGGCAGCCGCCACAAATCATGGAAGTTGCGCACGCCGGTATGGCGCAGATAACGGATTGCATCCGGTTGCAGTGGCAGCGCGTTGATCGGCAAGCGCCGTAGTTCAGCATGCAAGCCCGCCTGGTCGAGAACCTCGGCAGTCTGGCCGACGCTTGCCAGCAACAGGCTGGCCAGCGGCGTGGGCGTTACGGCGACATGCACGTGCGCGCCCAGCGCCGCCAGACCCTCGTGCAGTCTTGCCTTCAGGTTTTCCAGATTCCCGAAGAGCCGCAGACTGCCGCTGATCTCCAGCAGTAAAGCCCGCGGCGGTTGCAGGCTGACCGTAGGAGTGAACTGGTTCGCCCATGCCGCCAGCATTTCCAGCCTGCGCGCCTCCGCGGTCGTGTCCCTGGTTTGCGTTTTCAAATGTGGACATAGCGCATACGCCTGCGCGAGCCCCATGCCCGTCACGACGCCGGCCGCACGTGCCGCCGCGCAGGCGATGTGAACATGACGGCGCGCGCCATGGTCCTCGACGATCGCGAAAGGTGTCGCCTCGCGGTGCCCGGCTGCTTCCAGGGGCAAGGCCGGAAACCAGGCGCAAAGCCACAGTTGCCGGGCATGAACTGCACGCTCGGGGTGCTGCGGGCACGCAGGCTGTGTGTCCGGTGATAACAGCGACGGCAGCGATGCCTGCCGCGCGCGCCGATTCGTTAAGGGAAATGCGGCCATGCCTTGTCATCCATATACTGCTTATATAAACAGTATATGTTGAGCACTTGTGACTGACAAGTTTGCACGGCGCGGAAATCAGGACGGCGCGCCTAGACTGCGGACGACGCTTAGGGATGCCGGGATCTGGTGAGCACCCAGGCGTGCAGCGTGGCAGGAATTTAAAGTTTCAACCGCACACTCTGGCGGTTCGACCCGCCGCGCGCCTTCAGGATTTGCACTTCAATTCCGTCGTCCAGCGCGTGCAGTCGCAGGCGCAAAGCCGCCGATGACGGTTGGACGGCGTACGCCAAGCCACGGAACACCAACCCCGGCAGTCGCCCTGCTCGGCCGCCAGTTGCAGACGGCGCAGCGCGCGAAAGTCGGCCGTATTCGGCCAGAGCAAAACGGCGTTGCAGAGCCCGGAACGCAGCAGTTGCTCGGCCGCCCATAACGCATCGGCCGCCTGCGGCTTGTGTATGAGCATCGTCGCGGCGAGATCGATGCCCACAGCGGCCAGCGCGGGCGCGTACGGCAGATAAGGTGGCGCGATCCACGCCTGCCAGCGGCCGTCGCCGTGCACCCGCGCGAGCGCCGGCATCAGAAGCCGTAACGCGCCGCTTGCCTGCGGTTCGCAAAGGATCTCGGTCAGCGCACCAGCCGGCCAGCCGCCCCCCGGCAACGCCGCGTCCAGCGCGGCGAAACCGGTCTCGATGCCAGCCTTTGAATTATCGCCATCGCGTCCCCGCCAAAGCGCGGGAATGTTTTGTGGAAGCTTGTCCAGTCTGGCGCTCACGGCGGAGAACCGCATTGCCACCATCTATTCAAGATTCGATATGTTCACGGCCGAATATTTCCAGCTGTGCGGCGGAGACTGGCAAAGGGGTTGAGAGGTTTGAGACGCCTAACCTAAAGCTCAGCCGCCGCCGGCCCCGGACGTATGGGAGAACCCAGAGATTTGCCCGGCGTCGCTGCAGCGGAATGTCTAAAATGGAAACCACGACTTGCGTTTAGGACCTCTTTTGAGGTGTCGTTTTGCTCGGCTATTTTTGATCAGACTTCGACACATAGGACACATTGTTTCGCCAAGAGGCTCAACTTCGGCGTGCTGAATAAGATCAATAAGCAGCGCCGCCCTTTCTGTCCTTTTGTAAGGAATGCAATTGTGTTTGCCATCCTCAGGTGGATCAAAAAACACTTTATTGCCGCAAGAACATTCAAAATAGACGACTGCGGCGTTGCAAAGCTGGCACGCTGTCAGATACGACCTGACCTTGGAGCAGTCTACACTATGCGTTGGAACGTAACTCATATGCGCATCAACTCTTACTGAGCTATGTGTCACGCCGCACGCTCGCTAAGCCGCCCAGGCTTTCGAGAAAAGAAAAACGAGACGCCTCCGAGGACTTCAGCTATTTGAGGGTCAGAGGGTTTTTCGCCTTTTTCTTCGAGCAATTGCTCCCAGCGTGCTTCAAGATCTCGCCAAGGAGTTTTGCTGAGACGCTCGATGTTGTACCAATGATAAAGCTCGCCCCAGCTAATGAAGGTGATTCCGTTGGCGTAGAGATGATCTAGTCTGGCCCAAACCTGGTCTACATGTCGTTTCAACATTCTCAATCCTCAGATCAATGAAACGCAGATAATACAAGTTAAAAAATTTAATGGCAATTAAATTTTTTAACTTGTCACTATTTTATGTGGTTTAGTCGTGACCACGCGCCCATCTCGACCCAAGTTAACCGAGATTGCATACTAACAAGTAGCGCCTAACGCGGCTCAGGAAGCACGGCTTTGTTCATTCGCTGAGAACGGGCGGTCGGCGAAGCGCGGGCGCGTCGTGGGCGGCAGTTTGCCCAGTTTCTCTAGTCGTGCCTGAACCGCTCCTTCAGTACGATCATGCTGCTGCGCCAACTCTTTGGTTGACATGGCCGCATCGAAGCGCTCGATCAGCAGCTTGTCTTCTT
This window of the Gammaproteobacteria bacterium genome carries:
- a CDS encoding PHP domain-containing protein; translation: MVSYAELHCLSNFSFQRGASHPEELVARAAELGYAALAITDECSLAGVVRAHVEAKRRGLPLIVGAEFRLRDGFRLVLLATDRESYGRLSTLITHARRGARKGGYQLDRAALEAHCPHGCVALWLPDFVSRTNDGLWLARLFPRKTWIAVELFLSGNDRERLQQLRALNQACKLPLCACGDVHMHDRKRRPLQDTLTAIRLGKPLTELGLALYPNGEHHLRSGTRLARLYPQDLLSETMNIARLCRFSLDELRYEYP
- a CDS encoding DNA polymerase Y family protein yields the protein MAAFPLTNRRARQASLPSLLSPDTQPACPQHPERAVHARQLWLCAWFPALPLEAAGHREATPFAIVEDHGARRHVHIACAAARAAGVVTGMGLAQAYALCPHLKTQTRDTTAEARRLEMLAAWANQFTPTVSLQPPRALLLEISGSLRLFGNLENLKARLHEGLAALGAHVHVAVTPTPLASLLLASVGQTAEVLDQAGLHAELRRLPINALPLQPDAIRYLRHTGVRNFHDLWRLPRKSVARRLGPTLLDFMDRALGLRPDPQRGFHSPPRFTTGLELPWETDDADALLEAARQLLARLIEFLRAHDAGVNRLQLDLHHAKSPPSRLRIGTRHATRDAAHLLKLTEEHLHRFRLPAPVLKLRLAAASLQPFIARNKSLFAKCGLQNSSYPLHSTGSGQAFAKGGRQREPGFATCPKQGSSDTLLVPPSSKNPPNLPFSKNPALLPPFSKGGWGGFNNESNLDWRQLLEQLQARLGREAVRGLEVCADHRPERAWRCIEPDGQRSEATANRPRPLWLLPAPQQLNTRQGHPWRRGPVSIQRGPERIENGWWDGHDVRRDYYIAIDTDGSRLWIYRELRKTRTWFLHGFFA
- the imuA gene encoding translesion DNA synthesis-associated protein ImuA; this translates as MSARLDKLPQNIPALWRGRDGDNSKAGIETGFAALDAALPGGGWPAGALTEILCEPQASGALRLLMPALARVHGDGRWQAWIAPPYLPYAPALAAVGIDLAATMLIHKPQAADALWAAEQLLRSGLCNAVLLWPNTADFRALRRLQLAAEQGDCRGWCSVAWRTPSNRHRRLCACDCTRWTTELKCKS